Below is a window of Tissierellales bacterium DNA.
AGTTCAAGACTTTCAAAAAGAGAATCTAGTGACAATGGCGGAGGGGCAACACCTGTATCCATACCGAACACAGAAGTTAAGCCCTCTAGCGCTGATGGTACTTGGCTGGAGACGGCCTGGGAGAGTAGGACGTCGCTGGATTTCGAAATTAAAACTTGCAAATGATTTTGCAAGTTTTTTTGTGCGTAAAATTTTATACTGAAATGTTTTATACAAAAAATTTTTAAAACAAAAAAAATCGCCCGAAGGCGATTTTCTATTTAGATGCGAACTTATTTAGTATAAGTTGCAACAATTTTGTCAATAAATTCTTTTAAGAATGCATCTTGCTCACCAACTAAGTTTTTCATGATACCGTTATTAACGCTATCAACAACACCGTGTGCGATGATGTAAAGTTGGTAAGTTGCTGTTTCTAATGATTTGTCATCAGTAGTGAATTGCTTCATAGTATCGATAACACTCTCTGGAGTGATGATTAATTGACCCTTCATACCATGACGCTTATTCTTTAAGAACATTTCAGTATTTGTACCGAAAAGTAATTTGTACATATCTGGATTTTCAATACCAAAGTTGATGTAAGCGATGAAAACATTCTTAAGATCTTCTTTAGCATTTCCAGATTTGCCAGAGTTTTTCTCCATGAAACCAGTGAAAGAATTTAAGCAATGCTCTTGCACCTCATAAATGATTTCTTCCATGTTTTCAAAGTAATTGTAAAGATTAGCTGCAGTCATGCCAACTTCTTTACCAATTTTGCGAGCGCTGATTGACTCAATACCCTCTCTTTGAAATAATTCAATTGTTTTTAGAATGATATTCATCTTGACAGAACGAATCTCATCCGCAGTTCTTTGTGGTCTGCTCATAATTTACCTCCCATTTACTTTACCCAAATTTAAATTAACTTTCAATCTATTTTATCGCAAAAACAATGTAAATTCAAGTCAAATTACAAATTAATTACAAAATTTATCGAAAAAATGAACGCTTCTTTCTAATCATGTATACAAAATGCGATAAAACACTAGAATAATTATATATGACATCATGATTAATGTCTATGCCATATGTAATAACTAACATGAAAATTGTACAATATTTAGTTTAACTAAAGTTGGATAAAAAGTCAATGTCGTAACCGTTAATAATTTGTGAACAATGTGACATACTAAAAATTGCACTATGAATATACAATTAAGGAAGTTCACGAGTGATTTAATTTGTAATATAGTAGTTATTTACCGAGAATGTTGGTAGGAGTAATTAATAATGGTATAATACTAGAGTAGGTAGCATTGTGAAAAGTTATAAATTAATTTATGGATGTGATGAAGTGAAAAAAATAAAATTTGGTCGCTGGATTTTATTGTTAATCATAATTGCAATGATAATTATTGTATTTTGGAAATTTGGAATTAGAAGAGAAAAGGTATTAGTTGTAACTAATGAGATTGAGATGAAAGATGCATACAAGAGCGATTATTATTTGGCATCTACTTTTTTCATGATGACAGATGGCAAGACAGTAGAAAAGAGAACTTATTCAGGGAAGCAGATGTGGAAAGCAGATCGTATGCAAAAGAATATAGTATTTGGAAAAGAAGCATATTATGAGTACAATAGTAAGGGAATTATAGAAAAGCATGAATTAGATAGCGGAGAACTAACTTGGTCAACAGATTTTGATGCGCTAGTTCAATATGTTAAAGAAGACGATGGAAAACTTTATATAATAATTCAAAAAGGACAAATGTCTAGTATAGGTCTAGTAGTAGATTCTGAAAGTGGTACTCCAAAATTTGACAAGCAATTTAATGAGGAGCAAATAGTGAAAATGGGGAGTTTCGGCAATAAAAATTATGCTTTAACTTTGAGACTAGGAAGAGAAAATTTGTATAGTAATTTATATATAATGGGTGCAAATGGTGAGATAGAGTATCAAAAAAGCTATGAAAGGGAAATATTGACGAAATTAGAGGAAATAGATAGAGATGGATTCTTACTATACAGCGATGAATATTTACGCTATATGAGTGAAAATGAAGAGATTTGGAAGTATCCGATAATAGAAGATACCATAGATTGTACTTTTGACAAAAATGAAATGGAATCTGTGTTTATAAAAAAAGCAAATGGCAAGAATACTAGTGTTGAAAAAGTTTCTCTTAACGAACAGATAGTTACAGAACTTGGAGTAGAAGACGAGCTAAATGAACTTATCACATTAGAAGACGGGTTGATTTATTGCGGAGAAAAGGGATTGTATTTTATTGATGGAATGAATCAAATTCTAAGACTATATGACTTTGATTCAAGGGTATATAAAACAGAGGATAATTACTCGAATGTGTTATTGGTGTTTAAAGATAGATTGCAATTGATCAAAGAGAGCTATAAGTGGACAGGAGGAGATGAATATGACGATTAATGGTTTATCGATAGTTGACATCATGATAGTAGTTATAATACTTGTAAGTGCAGTAGAAGGGTTATTTAGAGGCTTTATAGTACTTACACTTAATTTTTTAAGTTATATAATAGCATTAGTAGTAGCAAAGCTTTATTATCCGGTACTGGCAAATTTCATGATGAATTCGACTGATTTATTTGGAGATTTAAGGAAAGCGCTTGAAAAATATGTCGGAGAGCTATTTTCACAGGGGGGAACAAACCATATTATTAATGGTATGAACTTGCCAGATGGAATAAAGGAAGGAGCTAGAGCACAGGTGCAAAGTGGTATGATAGCCCAAACACCTAGTGTTTCTCATGGAGTTGTGGAGCTCTTCTTCAACTTAGTTAGTATAATACTAATATTTGTGGCAGTAAAATTTTTGATATTTGTAGTTTCGAAGATACTAGATAGCGCAGCACAATTGCCAATACTTAAACAGATGAATAAGTTCGCAGGTGTTATAGTTGGAGGAATAAAGGGAGTAATGCTAGTATACGTATTATGCCTTATAATGACACCATTTGTTACATTTGCACCAGAAGGGACAATAGCTATGGCTATAAATGAATCCACTTTAGGACCGACATTTTATTATGACAATTTGATTTGGAAGTTTTTTAATAGTATAGGAGATTCAGTCTGGACATTTTAAAAAAGAGCTGTTCGAAAATAATTTCGAACAGCTCTTTTCTTATTCTACGAAGACTTCGACTTTTTGATTTTCTTCTTCGTCATATATATCGACTATCTTTCCTTCAGCTCCATTTTTTACAGCATCTGCAATTTCATCAAAATTGATAGCATCTAGATGAGCTTCTTTCATTTCAGGTGACATTTTTTGAGCTATTTTCAATCCGACATCGACTAGAGATGCAGGAATATTGACGTTTACTTTTGTCTTGTCACCTTCGGTTACGCGAACCTTAAGCCATTTAACATTTCCATTAGATTTAGTTAAATCTACGGATTTTGAATCAACAGCTTCAAGTAAATCAAGAGCTTCTGTAGATGAAATTTTACCGTCTTCAATCATTTTTAAAATCAATAATTTTTCTTCATTTGCAGCCATAAATACATCTCCTTTATTCTAAAATTATATTACCGTTTGTTGTTTTAGCTAGTATTGTAACATGAGCATTAGAGACATCAAAGCCTTTGCTACTACCTCTGAAATGTTTAAGTCCTAAACTTGTTCTTTTTTCATAGTCCGTAATCCATTCAAAGTCGCCTAAGTCTAATTTACCCATAGAAGTATTTAAATCAATAGAATATGGCTTTGCTGGATGAGGAGGCATATCAAGTACTATTTTGCCATTAGAAGTTTTTAGTGCCAATGTTTCTAAAGCTGCGTAGTCAAAGTGACTGCATTCTATTTTTCCGTTACTAGTGTTCAAATCTTGGTTTGTAAAGTGTACTAATTCAGTAACTATTCGACCATTAGAAGTTTTACAAATTAATGAAGAACCGCTGATATTATATAATTGTATTTTGCCATTAGAAGAAGTACATATTAAGTTCTTGGCAGATATATTCTCGATAACTATTTTTCCGTTGCTAGTTATTAGATGTAATTTTTTTAGACTGTTTTTTGGAAGTTCTATATTTAGTTCGCAGCCCTTTATAGCATTTGAAGTTGGTTCGAAATGAAGTCCATTATCTTCTCTCTTGAAATTTACAAAGTAGTCTAGAGATTTAGATGGATTTTCTAATTCAGACGATCC
It encodes the following:
- a CDS encoding DUF4097 domain-containing protein, with the protein product MSNERLMILQMLEDGKINNKQALELLEALDEDILSSKVNLEKNTKTNDDNLSSNGYSISFDDGSFEKSDFEKNDQNSDSQSEPTLEEKFERFGNELGESLENLGSHLENWGDSFGKKMESWGDSLDKDLANNAKNYGNSFTNAFKNLFNSATPFYKFESREHFDVLENDELYFAAFNGKINVKASPDSKGHIKVLLSGSSELENPSKSLDYFVNFKREDNGLHFEPTSNAIKGCELNIELPKNSLKKLHLITSNGKIVIENISAKNLICTSSNGKIQLYNISGSSLICKTSNGRIVTELVHFTNQDLNTSNGKIECSHFDYAALETLALKTSNGKIVLDMPPHPAKPYSIDLNTSMGKLDLGDFEWITDYEKRTSLGLKHFRGSSKGFDVSNAHVTILAKTTNGNIILE
- a CDS encoding TetR/AcrR family transcriptional regulator, whose product is MSRPQRTADEIRSVKMNIILKTIELFQREGIESISARKIGKEVGMTAANLYNYFENMEEIIYEVQEHCLNSFTGFMEKNSGKSGNAKEDLKNVFIAYINFGIENPDMYKLLFGTNTEMFLKNKRHGMKGQLIITPESVIDTMKQFTTDDKSLETATYQLYIIAHGVVDSVNNGIMKNLVGEQDAFLKEFIDKIVATYTK
- a CDS encoding CvpA family protein, which codes for MTINGLSIVDIMIVVIILVSAVEGLFRGFIVLTLNFLSYIIALVVAKLYYPVLANFMMNSTDLFGDLRKALEKYVGELFSQGGTNHIINGMNLPDGIKEGARAQVQSGMIAQTPSVSHGVVELFFNLVSIILIFVAVKFLIFVVSKILDSAAQLPILKQMNKFAGVIVGGIKGVMLVYVLCLIMTPFVTFAPEGTIAMAINESTLGPTFYYDNLIWKFFNSIGDSVWTF